The Oscarella lobularis chromosome 9, ooOscLobu1.1, whole genome shotgun sequence genome includes a window with the following:
- the LOC136190887 gene encoding monocarboxylate transporter 4-like isoform X2 — protein MAICLARLWELRLSIAVGVVAFISYCLSGGAMYASGILFNELLKRPCDSRETAWNSTVSSNDSATCTSNDTCERKLCGGYTSAEGNVSITAASPVLSFESECGGFGQSRGSTAWTYSVFFFFATIFCLPSGILIDRFGPRAVATAGGLFFGVGFIAASFTSSVITFVLPYGLLGGLGFGFLYTSSLVIVSDHWRRRGYGPAANGVTTSGMGVGTAAFGPISYAIIKRFRWRWYLRVFGFCFLATSALTLIVYRKIKGDEEEEESGSRQKRRIFDRSLLRSPAFIFYFIGVAIMFLGATVPIVHMVRYAIDLCVCESDADYLVTYMGVASVLGRIVIGLFANHKKIRPIYLFQVCVASCAAAVFGTLFITNYGGFVAFMVVFGFFSGAILSFAIVVVGSIVRKEQVPQALGWALFAEGPSSIIASPIAGSAFALAFFVLSFVPYLQRKHPGVYDSKMKINRDKTFSISFLGTKLRESSV, from the exons ATGGCGATTTGTTTAGCTCGTCTTTGGGAGCTGCGTCTATCCATTGCAGTCGGCGTCGTAGCCTTCATTTCGTACTGTTTATCCGGCGGCGCGATGTACGCATCTGGGATCCTTTTCAACGAGCTGCTCAAGAGACCCTGTGATAGTAGAGAAACGGCGTGGAATTCCACGGTTTCTTCCAACGACAGCGCTACTTGCACGTCGAACGACACTTGCGAACGCAAATTGTGCGGCGGCTATACGTCAGCCGAAGGCAACGTGTCGATCACAGCTGCCTCTCCTGTCCTATCGTTCGAATCGGAATGCGGCGGATTTGGCCAAAGCAGAGGAAGCACAG CGTGGACGTActcggttttctttttctttgcgacgattttttgcttACCGTCCGGCATTCTAATCGATCGCTTTGGCCCGCGAGCCGTCGCTACGGCCGGCGGTCTTTTCTTTGGCGTCGGCTTTATAGCCGCATCGTTCACTTCATCAGTCATTACGTTCGTTTTGCCTTACGGTCTCCTGGGAGGCCTTGGCTTCGGTTTTCTTTACACGAGCTCTCTAGTGATTGTATCCGATCACTGGCGTAGACGAGGCTACGGGCCCGCAGCGAACGGCGTCACCACGTCCGGCATGGGTGTCGGCACGGCGGCGTTCGGTCCAATTTCGTACGCCATCATAAAAAGATTTCGCTGGCGCTGGTATCTTCGCGTCTTCGGATTTTGCTTCCTCGCCACGTCCGCGCTAACGTTGATCGTCTATCGAAAAATCAAgggcgacgaagaggaggaggagagcggCAGTcgacagaaacgacgaatttttgaTCGCTCGCTTTTGAGGAGTCCGgcatttattttctattttattGGAGTTGCCATCATGTTCCTAGGTGCTACCGTTCCCATAGTACATATG GTACGCTATGCTATTGATTTGTGCGTCTGCGAATCCGACGCCGACTATCTCGTCACCTACATGGGCGTCGCTTCCGTGCTCGGTCGCATCGTCATTGGCCTCTTCGCTAATCACAAGAAAATACGTCCAATATATCTTTTTCAAGTCTGCGTCGCTTCCTGTGCCGCTGCCGTATTCGGCACGCTTTTTATAACGAACTACGGCGGCTTCGTAGCATTTATGGTCGTTTTTGGATTCTTTTCAGGTGCCATCCTGTCGTTTGCTATAGTCGTGGTGGGAAGCATCGTTCGCAAGGAGCAGGTTCCTCAGGCGTTGGGCTGGGCACTGTTCGCCGAAGGACCGTCGAGCATCATAGCGTCACCAATTGCAG GGTCTGCTTTTGCTTTGGCGTTTTTCGTACTATCTTTTGTTCCTTACCTTCAACGGAAGCATCCCGGTGTCTACGATTCAAAAATGAAGATCAATCGAGATAAGACATTTTCGATATCTTTTCTTGGGACGAAGTTGAGAGAATCCTCggtctaa
- the LOC136190887 gene encoding monocarboxylate transporter 4-like isoform X1, with protein MAICLARLWELRLSIAVGVVAFISYCLSGGAMYASGILFNELLKRPCDSRETAWNSTVSSNDSATCTSNDTCERKLCGGYTSAEGNVSITAASPVLSFESECGGFGQSRGSTAWTYSVFFFFATIFCLPSGILIDRFGPRAVATAGGLFFGVGFIAASFTSSVITFVLPYGLLGGLGFGFLYTSSLVIVSDHWRRRGYGPAANGVTTSGMGVGTAAFGPISYAIIKRFRWRWYLRVFGFCFLATSALTLIVYRKIKGDEEEEESGSRQKRRIFDRSLLRSPAFIFYFIGVAIMFLGATVPIVHMVRYAIDLCVCESDADYLVTYMGVASVLGRIVIGLFANHKKIRPIYLFQVCVASCAAAVFGTLFITNYGGFVAFMVVFGFFSGAILSFAIVVVGSIVRKEQVPQALGWALFAEGPSSIIASPIAGWLYDATCSYSYSFYFGGSAFALAFFVLSFVPYLQRKHPGVYDSKMKINRDKTFSISFLGTKLRESSV; from the exons ATGGCGATTTGTTTAGCTCGTCTTTGGGAGCTGCGTCTATCCATTGCAGTCGGCGTCGTAGCCTTCATTTCGTACTGTTTATCCGGCGGCGCGATGTACGCATCTGGGATCCTTTTCAACGAGCTGCTCAAGAGACCCTGTGATAGTAGAGAAACGGCGTGGAATTCCACGGTTTCTTCCAACGACAGCGCTACTTGCACGTCGAACGACACTTGCGAACGCAAATTGTGCGGCGGCTATACGTCAGCCGAAGGCAACGTGTCGATCACAGCTGCCTCTCCTGTCCTATCGTTCGAATCGGAATGCGGCGGATTTGGCCAAAGCAGAGGAAGCACAG CGTGGACGTActcggttttctttttctttgcgacgattttttgcttACCGTCCGGCATTCTAATCGATCGCTTTGGCCCGCGAGCCGTCGCTACGGCCGGCGGTCTTTTCTTTGGCGTCGGCTTTATAGCCGCATCGTTCACTTCATCAGTCATTACGTTCGTTTTGCCTTACGGTCTCCTGGGAGGCCTTGGCTTCGGTTTTCTTTACACGAGCTCTCTAGTGATTGTATCCGATCACTGGCGTAGACGAGGCTACGGGCCCGCAGCGAACGGCGTCACCACGTCCGGCATGGGTGTCGGCACGGCGGCGTTCGGTCCAATTTCGTACGCCATCATAAAAAGATTTCGCTGGCGCTGGTATCTTCGCGTCTTCGGATTTTGCTTCCTCGCCACGTCCGCGCTAACGTTGATCGTCTATCGAAAAATCAAgggcgacgaagaggaggaggagagcggCAGTcgacagaaacgacgaatttttgaTCGCTCGCTTTTGAGGAGTCCGgcatttattttctattttattGGAGTTGCCATCATGTTCCTAGGTGCTACCGTTCCCATAGTACATATG GTACGCTATGCTATTGATTTGTGCGTCTGCGAATCCGACGCCGACTATCTCGTCACCTACATGGGCGTCGCTTCCGTGCTCGGTCGCATCGTCATTGGCCTCTTCGCTAATCACAAGAAAATACGTCCAATATATCTTTTTCAAGTCTGCGTCGCTTCCTGTGCCGCTGCCGTATTCGGCACGCTTTTTATAACGAACTACGGCGGCTTCGTAGCATTTATGGTCGTTTTTGGATTCTTTTCAGGTGCCATCCTGTCGTTTGCTATAGTCGTGGTGGGAAGCATCGTTCGCAAGGAGCAGGTTCCTCAGGCGTTGGGCTGGGCACTGTTCGCCGAAGGACCGTCGAGCATCATAGCGTCACCAATTGCAG GTTGGCTCTACGATGCCACGTGCTCGTATTCCTATTCGTTCTATTTTGGAGGGTCTGCTTTTGCTTTGGCGTTTTTCGTACTATCTTTTGTTCCTTACCTTCAACGGAAGCATCCCGGTGTCTACGATTCAAAAATGAAGATCAATCGAGATAAGACATTTTCGATATCTTTTCTTGGGACGAAGTTGAGAGAATCCTCggtctaa
- the LOC136190881 gene encoding uncharacterized protein: MEEAIVGIMVDVSGSMRDTYRMHDSSDAKVERSHAIITTIINIVKREASRHNRREFVFTCAFGLEAEEVPPVGDILPLLECLSQRRRENAYQPLIRLARRHDVAHAERWIRDSLTENEALILEQFLRDNRALTLQMLNLIPGSSKTFVVGGVVDGAGYVPFVGGFFNRVLKQKEQSLVKNSDAYRRAKEIIKEKMPNLLTLKPIPVQKASEILDDLLAIGPDASAKTAHDQIRKTLDPIKPYIFGGTPMCKALQDVQNVFDSCSQHRKVLFILSDGQSTDGDPRDIVKSYGFRSLSVTIVTCYLTVDYLYNPKQLLYEPDDSWADDDGRRALFDMSSSMKNSHTPISYLVDHGWELPLSGESRLFVQANSLEVVDEFCRIVVSHINQPCDALLDIIEKVPLADYIDHIKNQFEPAEQERGTCYANAIAAAFHLAMHRIVGRFGGYPSFESIRLVIIAQYGIYGANTERVLNEVCNEYRLRFCKTDERGARKAINERRALVARFSLYKEQWDKFHAFYQTTRQGILHKSDLQGSYTGRKVRHAVVLTGCDPDSLTFMNSWGTHFADGGFFRVEDENVLDEMEFFDIYWKEDDLTLSEREAYKREAVRRSKELADKFPSLEDLHCMCPKCGKRSPVSSFRGDVLNALCPKCYSTFKPTSNDLLSALYSKKHQ; this comes from the exons ATGGAGGAGGCAATCGTTGGAATCATGGTTGACGTATCGGGCTCCATGAGAGACACCTATCGCATGCATGATTCAAGTGATGCAAAGGTTGAGCGTTCACACGCTATCATTACAACAATCATTAACATAGTCAAACGAGAAGCCAGCCGTCACAATCGGAGAGAATTTGTTTTCACCTGCGCTTTTGGACTCGAAGCTGAAGAAGTTCCCCCCGTGGGTGACATTTTGCCGCTGCTGGAGTGTCTCTCACAACGCCGGCGGGAGAACGCCTACCAACCGTTGATTAGGCTAGCAAGAAGACATGATGTTGCCCACGCAGAAAGGTGGATTCGCGATTCACTCACCGAAAATGAAGCATTAATTCTGGAACAGTTTTTACGCGATAATCGGGCGTTGACGCTCCAAATGCTTAATCTAATTCCGGGAAGCAGCAAGACGTTTGTCGTCGGGGGGGTGGTTGACGGAGCTGGTTATGTGCCGTTCGTTGGCGGTTTCTTTAATCGGGTCCTAAAGCAGAAAGAACAAAGCTTGGTAAAAAACTCGGATGCGTACCGAAGAGCGAAAGAAATcataaaggaaaaaatgcCGAATCTACTGACGTTGAAACCCATACCAGTTCAGAAAGCATCTGAGATACTTGACGACCTCCTTGCTATAGGTCCTGACGCCTCTGCGAAAACTGCACACGATCAAATTCGTAAGACGTTGGATCCTATCAAGCCGTACATTTTTGGCGGCACCCCGATGTGCAAAGCACTACAAGACGTTCAAAATGTTTTTGACTCCTGCTCTCAACATCGAAAAGTTTTGTTCATTTTATCCGACGGACAATCGACCGATGGCGATCCACGCGACATTGTCAAAAGTTACGGATTTCGCTCGTTATCTGTAACTATAGTGACTTGTTACCTGACAGTTGATTATCTATATAACCCTAAACAACTGCTTTACGAACCAGATGATAGCTGGGCAGACGACGATGGCAGAAGAGCACTGTTTGACATGAGCTCATCGATGAAAAATAGTCACACGCCGATATCATACCTCGTTGATCACGGATGGGAACTTCCCTTGTCAGGTGAAAGTCGTTTGTTTGTCCAGGCCAACAGTTTGGAAGTGGTCGACGAGTTCTGCAGAATTGTAGTCTCACACATCAACCAGCCCTGCGATGCACTGCTTGATATCATTGAGAAGGTGCCGCTTGCAGACTACATCGACCacataaaaaatcaattcgaGCCGGCGGAGCAAGAAAGAGGCACGTGCTACGCTAACGCAATAGCAGCGGCGTTTCATCTCGCGATGCACCGAATCGTCGGCCGATTTGGAGGCTACCCATCCTTTGAAAGCATTCGTCTTGTGATCATTGCCCAATACGGAATTTATGGGGCAAACACCGAGAGGGTCCTTAACGAGGTATGCAACGAGTATCGCTTGCGATTTTGCAAAACGGATGAGCGAGGTGCTCGAAAGGCCATTAATGAAAGGCGAGCTTTAGTAGCCAGATTTTCTCTCTATAAAGAGCAGTGGGATAAATTTCATGCGTTCTACCAGACCACGAGACAGGGAATTCTTCACAAAAGCGACTTACAAG GGTCGTACACTGGCCGAAAGGTCAGGCACGCTGTGGTGCTGACTGGATGTGACCCAGACAGTTTGACATTTATGAACTCGTGGGGGACACACTTTGCAGACGGAGGATTTTTTCGAGTAGAGGACGAGAACGTGCTCGACGAGATGGAGTTTTTTGACATCTACTGGAAGGAGGACGATCTTACGCTATCAGAACGTGAAGCATATAAAAGGGAAGCCGTAAGAAGATCAAAAGAACTTGCAGACAAATTTCCAAGCCTAGAAGATTTACATTGCATGTGCCCAAAATGCGGGAAGAGGTCGCCAGTATCCAGTTTCCGCGGTGACGTATTGAACGCTCTGTGCCCCAAATGCTACTCAACGTTTAAGCCCACGTCGAATGATTTACTTTCAGCTCTGTACAGCAAAAAGCATCAGTGA